From the Aerosakkonema funiforme FACHB-1375 genome, the window GCTCAACTTTTATCTATCGAGTCGATCGCGTCAGTAAAACTTTACTCTTAGGAGTTTAGACATCGCACCTGCGGTGCGATAGTCTAAACTCCAGTTATTTACTGACTGGGCGAAAATCTCATCCGTCTTATCTGTGTTGTAATGTGCCAAGAGAAAAAAGCAATTATAGCTAGGGCGTCGGGGCTAGGGATTAGGGAAGAGGGAGAGGGAAGAGGAGGAATTTTTGAATGATTCACTTTCCCTAACCCACCATACGATTAAATAAGTTTTTATTATCACCACAAAAACAGGAGATCCAAAAATTATTGCTGTTTTGCACCTAATGCTTTAAGTGTGGCAATAGCGGTTTCTGTTAAACCGCTAACACCTGTAATATTCATGCCTTCGTAAGGTCGATCGGTCTTGAGGGTTTTCAGACACTCACCTGTATCTACATCCCACAATTTAATTGTCTCGGAATCGCTACCGCTGGCTAAAATATTGCCATCGGGACTAAAAGCAACCGACCAAATATAACCGCTATTTGCTTGTAAAGTTTGGCGACGTTCGCCGCTGGTAATATCCCACAAACAAACTGTGCCGTCTGTACTGCCACTGGCGAGAAGCTTGCCATTTCGACTAAAGTCAAGACAGTTGATTGTAGCGGTGTGTCCCTGGAAAATTTGCAGACATTCGCCAGTGTTAATATCCCACAATCTGATTGTGCGATCGAAACTGCCGCTAGCAAGAATATCCCTGCCTTTGAAGGAAGTTGGAGAAAAAGCAACCGATTGCACCCAACTGAAGTGCCCCTGCAATATTTGCAGGCATTCGCCAGTGGTAATATCCCATAATCTGATTGTGCGATCGAAACTGGCGCTGGCAAGAAGACCCCCTTCATTTCCACCGCTACGGGGGGAAGTGGGAGAAAAGGCAATTGCATAGATTAAACTCGGATGTTCTTGCAATATTTGCACGCATTGACCGCTATTAATATGCCAAATTCTGATAGTTTTATCTTCACCAGCACTGGCTAAAATATGTCCGTTGGGACTGAAGGCGATCGACCATATCCAACCAGTATGTCCCTGGAATGTTTTGAGGGGTTGTCCGGTTTGCCAGTCCCATATTCTGACGATGCGATCGCCTCCACAAGCTAACATATTTCCATCCGGACTTAAGGCAATTGACCAAATCAAACCGCTATCTATTTGCAAAGTTTTTACGCACTTGCCTATTTCTACATCCCATAATTTAATAGTGCGATCGCTACCGCTAGCTAATAATAGTTTGGAGTGGGAAAGTGGGGAAGAGAAAGCAACCGAATGGACAAAATCGCGATTTCCCTGGATAGTTTTCAGACAATTACCGGTGCGGATATCCCAAAGTTTGACTGTCCGGTCTATGCTACCAGTAGCCATAAAAATCCTGTTAGGATGGAATGCGATCGCACCCACCCAACTCGCATGACTTTGCAAATTTAGACGACAACTACCATCGGCAACATTCCACAATCTAACTGTACTATCTCCACCCCCACTCGCTAGCGTTGCGCCATCCGGACTGAAAGCAACGCGCCACACCCAACCATTATGTCCGTGCAAAATTTGGCGACAAGTACCAGTTACCGCATCCCACAATCGCACCGTCGAATCATCGCTGCAACTTGCCAAAGTTCCGCCATCCGGACTAAAAGCAACGCACCATACCCAACCATGATGTCCCGGCATTTCTAAACGGCAAGTACCGCTAGCAACATCCCAAATTTTCACCGTACCTTCTACGCTGCCACAAGCAAGCATTTTTCCATCGGGACTGAAAGCAATAGAAAATACCCAACTTCCACCAATCTCCCAAGTTTGGAAATATTCGCCGCTTTCCACATCCCAAAGTTTAATTAAACCCTCACTGCCGCAAGCTAATATTTTTTCATCCGGACTGAAAGCAACAGATTGCACCCAACTTTTATGTCCTGCCAATGTTTTGAGACATTTACCGTTAGAAATATCCCACAATTTGACAGTATTATCTTCACCGCCGCTGGCAAGGATACCCGCCTCATTTTCCTGACCGCGAAGGGAGGTTGAACTGAAGGCAAGTGTCTGTACCCAACCTTTGTGTCCCTGCAAAGTTTGTACGGGTGTCGATCGCAATATTTCTGCTCCTTCGCTAATTCTCCACAAGCGAATTTCCCCATCGCTATCGCCTGTAGCTAAAAGTTTTCCATCTGTACTAAAAGCTACTGAAAAAATGTTTCTGAAGGTTTCGTTGAAAACGCATTTGGCGAAGTTGGCATTCTGGAAATTAACGTTATGCAGCTTGAGGTCTTGCAGGTAAGCTTGCCAAATCGCTAAATCGGAAAAATCGTAGCCGCTTAAATCTGTCTGGAGTTGACGCAAGATATTGAGAGTGTTTCCACCTGCATAACCTTGTTGAGATAAAGGTTGACTTTTCAGGTTGGCCAGGATTTGCATTAATCGATTTTCAATATTAGTTTTTGTCCCGAAATGGCAGAGTAGCTCGGCGATAATTGGGTTGACAATCAGGCGAATTTGTGTATCTCTTACATAGTCGAGAGATTCCGCTTTAATTAGTGCGAGACTGCGGAAAAGCCCTATCTCTTGAGTGGAAATCTCGTCGCAAATTTGCTCGATCGATCGAGCCGTGACATATTCCATTATCACCGGTTGCAAGGTGAAACGAGCCGCGCTTTTTTCCAGAAGATATCGCCTCCCCAAAGATTCCAGCGCTTCCAGTAATTTGGCCGATCGCACTGGCGATACGATATCCTCTCGCAATTGTGCCAGGGAAACAGGTTCGCGATCGATCGCCAGCCAATACATCACCTCTTTTTCTAAGGCAGACAGGCGATTGAAATGTCGGTCTAGCAAATCGCGAATATCGCCAAATATTATCGCATTTTGCGATAAAAAATCGGCGATATTGCCATCGAATAATTCTTGAATAGTTGTGGAAATTATCTTTAACGCTAGAGGGTTTCCCGCGTAGCGACCTATCAGTTCTTGCCATTCTTCTGCTGAAGCGCGAAAAAATCCTTTGGTTCTAAATATTTCTTGTCCGTCTGTAGGTTGCAAACCCGTTAATTGGAGCGATCGCACAGGCAATACCGCTCCTTCCAATGCAGCAATTTCTTTTGGTTTTTCTCGACTCGTCAGCAACAAACAACTTTGATGTTGCGTTTGTCCTATTTGTTTGAATAGTTCCCCATAATCTTCATATCCCTCTCGGTAATAACCCGCTCTTTCGCCATCAGATAAAATGGTTTCTACGTTATCTATTATTATCAGACAGCGTTGCGATCGCAGCAACTCACACAATTGCGATATTTTCTGTCCGATCTGCTTCGGTAAATCTATTTCTCGGTAATTTGATAAAAACTGAATTAAATTAGCGAGAATCTCTTCAATTGGTGGCGCATTGCGGAGACTGCGCCAAATTACACAATCGAATTCCTCTTGAATTTGTTGCGCTAATTTAACAGATAAAGCCGTTTTGCCAATTCCACCAATACCCAGCAGCGCCACTAAACGACAGTTTTCTTGTGTAATCCAATACTCCAACTTAGCAATTTCATCCGTGCGACCGTAGAAAATCGATACATCAACAGCCTCACCCCAATCAGTTCGATTTTGGATTTTTTCTCCTCTGTTCCCCCGCTCAAGAGCTCCCCCGCTCCCCCGCTCGTTAGAATCCGGTCTGATATAGTCTTGCGGTAGTAATTCTAAGTCAAAGGCGCGGAAAAAGCACTCCAATGTCTGCTTATCGACGCCTTCCTCGTGCGCCAATACCTTCGCAACGGTGAAAGGAGCGAGTTGAGTGCGATCGCTCAATTCCTCTAAAGTAAACTTATTGCCATCATTCTCCTCAATTTCCGCCTCTCGCCTCGCTTCGATCAGCTTTTTCAAGCCTGGGAAAGAGAGGACAACACCGCGTTTGCGTCTTTGCTTGTGCAGATCCATCATGGTTAACGTCCACCTTAAATGCGATAAGGGGGCGGACATTGAACCCGATAGGGTCAGTGTCCGGGGAATTGTCGCCAACTAACAAATTGAGCGATAGCGAATCATTATTGAGAGAATTCGTACTCATAGCCGTCTGCCTTGTGAATTGCTGTTAAATATTTCGGGTTAACATCAAAACATTTACCCTTAATAGAAAGTCGAAAACTTGGTCTAAATCTAATAGCAATTCTTCCCATATAATTGCCAGCAAACTTACCATTAGGAATGCAAGCTTTGACTAAATCGCCAGTTTGGAAACCTATAAAATACTTGCCTCTTTCGGCGTGAGAAATAGGGAATCCATGTTTGTTGGTATTACATATTTGTCTTGTTCCATGTCCTTTGGCTATCACCAAAAATGGCTTAACTCCTTTTAGTAATAGTTTCTCAGGAGTGGATTGACCAACACAAGCCGCGTCAGCCCAGTGAGATTTTTCAATCTCTCTAATTTTGCGATTAAACTTAGTCGTGCCACCAGTTCCAGTTTCAACAAGCAAACCAGTATTTTGCAGTCTCCTAAACAATTCCCATCGAGTTGAGTTAACTGCTGCTGCATCCTTTAATGGTGCTTTAGCTTGTGCCAAAATCTTCCTGAGAAGTTCCGGCTTTTTCTTTAGGAATTGTTCGATTGGTCTATCCCCTTTAGCTTGATTACATTTACGACAAGCCAAAGTTAAGTTACTAATCCGATTACTTCCTCCTTTTGATTTGGGGTAAATGTGTTCTACCTCTAATGGTATATTTTCAGCGCCGCAATAAACGCAGTTTCTCCCCCATTTATGTAACAGGTATTCTTTCACCTCAAAGCCAAACAAGTCGCCTCTTTGATATTCGATACTATCAATTTCTGGATTTTGCAGTTTATGGGTATCAAACTTCACTAATTCCTGAGAAATAACAGTAATTGGGCAAAGTTTTCTCAGCCTTCTTACCCAAGTTTCAATATTTATAACTCGACTTTCCAAGGATGGCGGAAGCCATCCTTTTTTGCGAGTGCGGTTAAGAAACCTGGGTTGACGATAACGAGTCTTTCTGTTTCTCCTTCCTCGTCTTAAGGCTCTCCGAGACAAGAGAGCATTTTTGATCTGCTGTCCTCGGTGAGTAATTTCTAAAGCGTTTGTTACTCTGCCAGTTTCTTCTTGAACTACGGCAATTCCAGTAACTTTACTGCCTGGGTCGATTTTGATTCGGTGGGAATGGGTAACAGAATCTTCTACGGTTCTGTCCTGTAAAACAATGGTGAAAGGATAGCGTCGAAAAACTTTGGCTCTCCCTTTTTTGAGTAGTTCTCTTGCCCTTGCTGAATGGCATGGGTCAAGAGGTTGTAAGTTTTTGTCTAATACGAAAACACGCATTACTGCATCTCTCAATAAATGGTTAGGTTTGCCTCGCCAATGTTATTCGGGCTTGCTCTTGTCTGAAGCACTAGCTTTTCCCTATGACTTGTTTAACTCCAGACGACAGAGCTTTAAACTGGCAAGCATTTAAAGGTGTCGTGACCCGAATAACGTAGTTCTTAACAAGAACTTAGGCTGGTCAACAGGGCTTACGATTTCCCGCAAGCCCACACTGTACCGTTAGGTCAGTGTGGGTAGTTGACTGTGGCGGCACTTTGGCTGACTTTAAGTAAGATAGCTCACAAAGCTGGAGTTCGTGTAGCTCTTTTTGGACGATATAGATTTCCAAAAAATGTGCGCGGTGTGCGCTGGTAGCAAAGTTTGCTCCTATGTACGCAAATCCCAGCCGCAACTACAGTAAAGTTATGTTAAGTTAGCAGCTTAACGCCTTTATCTTTACTGGCGCAAATGCGATCGCACATACACACTGAAAGTAGTCAGTAGTTAGTAGTTAGTAGTCAGTAGTCAGTAGTCAGTAGTCAGCGGTTATTTAACTACCCACTACTCAACAGTAGGAGAATTAAACATGGTAACATTACAAGAAAATCGTCAAAGCGAACCAATAGCCAAACAGCTTCAGAGCGTAAAAGTTCCCAGAATTTTACAAACATTCCGGGGAATTCTTTGGCCTATAAAGTATCTAGAAAAAGCCTTTCAGGAATACGGCGACATCTATACGGCTGAATTTGCAGGCTTTCCCAAACAAGTAGTAATCGCCAATCCCCAAGCAATTCAAGAAATTTTTACCGCCGATCCCAAACTGTTTAATTCTGGGGAAGCA encodes:
- the iscB gene encoding RNA-guided endonuclease IscB translates to MRVFVLDKNLQPLDPCHSARARELLKKGRAKVFRRYPFTIVLQDRTVEDSVTHSHRIKIDPGSKVTGIAVVQEETGRVTNALEITHRGQQIKNALLSRRALRRGRRNRKTRYRQPRFLNRTRKKGWLPPSLESRVINIETWVRRLRKLCPITVISQELVKFDTHKLQNPEIDSIEYQRGDLFGFEVKEYLLHKWGRNCVYCGAENIPLEVEHIYPKSKGGSNRISNLTLACRKCNQAKGDRPIEQFLKKKPELLRKILAQAKAPLKDAAAVNSTRWELFRRLQNTGLLVETGTGGTTKFNRKIREIEKSHWADAACVGQSTPEKLLLKGVKPFLVIAKGHGTRQICNTNKHGFPISHAERGKYFIGFQTGDLVKACIPNGKFAGNYMGRIAIRFRPSFRLSIKGKCFDVNPKYLTAIHKADGYEYEFSQ
- a CDS encoding NACHT and WD40 repeat domain-containing protein, with protein sequence MMDLHKQRRKRGVVLSFPGLKKLIEARREAEIEENDGNKFTLEELSDRTQLAPFTVAKVLAHEEGVDKQTLECFFRAFDLELLPQDYIRPDSNERGSGGALERGNRGEKIQNRTDWGEAVDVSIFYGRTDEIAKLEYWITQENCRLVALLGIGGIGKTALSVKLAQQIQEEFDCVIWRSLRNAPPIEEILANLIQFLSNYREIDLPKQIGQKISQLCELLRSQRCLIIIDNVETILSDGERAGYYREGYEDYGELFKQIGQTQHQSCLLLTSREKPKEIAALEGAVLPVRSLQLTGLQPTDGQEIFRTKGFFRASAEEWQELIGRYAGNPLALKIISTTIQELFDGNIADFLSQNAIIFGDIRDLLDRHFNRLSALEKEVMYWLAIDREPVSLAQLREDIVSPVRSAKLLEALESLGRRYLLEKSAARFTLQPVIMEYVTARSIEQICDEISTQEIGLFRSLALIKAESLDYVRDTQIRLIVNPIIAELLCHFGTKTNIENRLMQILANLKSQPLSQQGYAGGNTLNILRQLQTDLSGYDFSDLAIWQAYLQDLKLHNVNFQNANFAKCVFNETFRNIFSVAFSTDGKLLATGDSDGEIRLWRISEGAEILRSTPVQTLQGHKGWVQTLAFSSTSLRGQENEAGILASGGEDNTVKLWDISNGKCLKTLAGHKSWVQSVAFSPDEKILACGSEGLIKLWDVESGEYFQTWEIGGSWVFSIAFSPDGKMLACGSVEGTVKIWDVASGTCRLEMPGHHGWVWCVAFSPDGGTLASCSDDSTVRLWDAVTGTCRQILHGHNGWVWRVAFSPDGATLASGGGDSTVRLWNVADGSCRLNLQSHASWVGAIAFHPNRIFMATGSIDRTVKLWDIRTGNCLKTIQGNRDFVHSVAFSSPLSHSKLLLASGSDRTIKLWDVEIGKCVKTLQIDSGLIWSIALSPDGNMLACGGDRIVRIWDWQTGQPLKTFQGHTGWIWSIAFSPNGHILASAGEDKTIRIWHINSGQCVQILQEHPSLIYAIAFSPTSPRSGGNEGGLLASASFDRTIRLWDITTGECLQILQGHFSWVQSVAFSPTSFKGRDILASGSFDRTIRLWDINTGECLQIFQGHTATINCLDFSRNGKLLASGSTDGTVCLWDITSGERRQTLQANSGYIWSVAFSPDGNILASGSDSETIKLWDVDTGECLKTLKTDRPYEGMNITGVSGLTETAIATLKALGAKQQ